GGACTGTGTCAGTGCCAGTAATCACTCTGTTCCCCTCAGAGAGACGGAGgtgtttattcactgtgttcagatccagagtgagctgatgggaatctgatggagataaaacacatcagAATCAGGAATTATCAATCATCTTTCTGATATCCTGTGCAAATCATCATTATCATAATATCAATATTCATGTATTCCCTGAATATTAACATTTAGTATAATTAGGtctattattatatttacaccattcaaatgtttggggtcagtatgattctttttaaaagaaacatactttaattcagaaagggtccattaaattgattcaacaataattgtaataatttgatTTACAAAGTTAAGCATTGTATGTCTATTGTATTGTTGGTGATTTTCAGTGCTGTAGACTTTGGCGatatcattgcacctgctgcacccatggtacggcagcaaagtttcttgattattacgccggaatgagagtatagttgaAAATgagcatattttcaaaaaaagtgttcctttaaacaaAAGCCTCCTAAGAACACCTCAACACCCTCCTTTTCAAAGACATTGCTTCCTGCGCCCCCAGATATTCTTCGAACACCCCCATTGAAAAACGTTAATTTATATGATCAAGTATAAAActcttctgtcatgttttctttctccttctacaggaagaacatgaacacactCAAGAGTTTCTTTGCTTGTTTACttagtgacttacattgtagGAAGTCGTTCCTGGTTCTGGGAACAATGTTGGTGAAAGTGACTGTGGAAATCAACAGACATGAAGAGTGTGATTATCATGTCAAGAGAAAATGATCCCTGCATCCGTTCCtaagacatttctaatatgatcttctacatgatatgagatgatggaggatcatttctgagagcagatgaatctccgggactttacctctgtcagagatcttcttcagctcctctttgcagaaatccTCCAGTTTGTCTCTCAGCTGACGGACAGATTCTCTCACAACATCAAAAGAGCAGAGAGAACTGAAGGGATCGTCATTTACGTCTGTAGACTCAGGAGGAGCtgagagagactggaaactctacagaaaaccgaaatcaaagctcatcatCTCCACACTTCAGACAATAACCTGCACTACTGTCAGATTTGAGCAGCTCTAAAAGGCAACAAGTAGATTGACCattatttataacttttgaGCAGTTAGTGGCTCTGAAATTCACAAGGACTCTTAGGACACGATCCCAAGGTCAGGTTTTGTGATTTAAATATGCTGAAGCATCACTAATATACAgcctcacttcctgtttgagGACTTCAGTGTCAAATTCATCAATAtgttaatgaaaattattataaaatgtttgaagATTATCTGATTTTGATAAACATTACTCAAAATTTGCAATATAAGTCAAAGATTGTAAAAAGATAAATGTTTCTCTGTGAGTCTCTTGCTCAAGTCCACTATGATCCTGTTCTTCTAGATCTCTGTTACCTGCAAGAAATGGATGTGATCCTTtgtgtgtgaaagctgctccagctcagcgtctctcctcctcagatcattgatctcctgctccagtcgctccagtcgtccttcagctcgactcactgcagtcttttcctgatctctgatccgCTGTGTGGCCTCAGAGCAGCTTCTCTCAATGGAGCAgatgagctcagtgaagatcctctcactgtcctccactgctgtctgtgcagagcgctgttaggacacacatcacaatcacacagtggcTTCAGTGAGTCCTGACTGAGACTTCTCAAACTTCTGTTCTTCAGACTCACCTTATGAGactccacagcctctctcagctgttgaagatctttctctctctgctggatccTCTGCTGGAACGACCTCTGCGTCTCCTTCAGCTGGTGCTAAAGGACGAACCAATGACAGGAGAAACATCACATAAATCATCAAGTATCAGTGAAGTGCTGAGATTGAGGGTTAAAGATCTTTCATGATAAGGTTATAGGTTTATAAGTGccaacgcctccattgtagttttgagttttcttctgggaacgaACACTTCAcaattctctttttcttttttttattctttatttattttaaaatggacaacgcacattaattaaaatgaacattgaAGTCCATCATGTAAATGTGCCAGATTTAGCTGTACAGGCATGTTTTCATCTGTGGTCCCTGGCAGGTTGATGGTAATGAAGtccataaaacataaaaaaaataataatataaaagacATTCCAGCAAACATACCCATAAACAAAGCatgtaaatacaaatacaaaatgattttaaatataagGAGACACAAGCCACTTCTCCAAATTATGAAGACATGATTGATAATCCAATAACCACTGTTTTATCGATGcaggaaaaagaaataaaagatgtGATATTTCTTAATTCTGTAGGTATTATATTCCAGGTATGTGCAGCTCTATAAGAAAAGGCTGACTGCTCAAAAGCACATTTTCTATGTGGTATTACACAATCCCCTCTAGCAGTGGCTCTAGCAAATGAGTTATAATTTTGTCTAATGGACTCATTTAGTGAGTTTGTTTGCCAGTATAATCTTTAGGGTGTTAGGTTAGCttatttggcttgctgtccacTGATGAGGGGCTCGATGAAGCAGCTTCAACTCGAGCTCTGAAATACCCCCACAGTGAATAAATATAAGATATGATTACATAGGGCAAGGGACCTGAGATGAAGGTGGAgtttggggaggtggagggatgctggaacagCTGAGACTGAAGAGAGGTAAGCAGCTGCTTATATACTCTGGCTGTTGATTGGAAGATTAGATGGGCCGCTCCTCCCTAAATTACGTTTATAAACTTCACTAAGTGTAGGTGGGGCCATAGCATGCAAAATTTTATACACAAGTAAAACATCTGCAAATTTAGAATGATCTGACCAACGTTATGGATGCAGCAAGTTCAGCTTCACTGACTGAGTTCATCAACCACAGTATTGCTCGTATGGACCAGCAGCAGGAGAGTATCACCACCACAGGGCGCGCTGTGCAAGCGCTTGTGATGCAGGTGTCAAACCTGAGCCACTCCTACCTGTTCCTCAGAGCTATGCTGATGAGCCCAATTTTTGCAGAGCCTTTCTTACACGGTGCTCTATGCATTTTTCCCTACAGCCCCGGACCTTTGAGAGAGAAGAGTCCAAGGTGGCGTTTGTACTCACCCTCCTCACGGGTCAGGCGGCACTATGGGGAACGGTGGCGTGGGAGAACAAGGATCCATGCTGCACCTCGTTCCAGGCACTTGCTGCAGAGATGAAGAGGGTCTTCAACCGTGCGGTGGCAGACAAGGACGCTGCCAGACTCCTCATGGAACTAAAACAAGGTGATCGTACGGTAGCCGACTACTCTATCGAGTTCAGAACATTGGCAGCAGAGTGCAGATGGAACGAGGAGGCTCAGTGGGACATGTTCCTGCATGGGCTGGCTGACCGTGTCCAAAGGGAGATTTACATCTTGGACCTTCCCCAGAGTCTTAACGGACTTATCGACCTGGCATTGCGAGTGGATGCTCGTCTTAACCGCCTGGAGTGGTACACTCATCCTAACCAAAGACTCAGAGGCACGGAAGGTCGATCGACCAACGAGGGAGACACGGTCGGTCCCATCGCTGATCCCGAGCCCATGCAGATAGGGAGAGCTCGGCTTTCctgggaggagagagagaggcggAGGTCCCGAGGACTATGTCTGTACTGCGGAGGAGCGGGCCATTTTTTACATGCGTGTCCAGTAAAAGAACAAGCCCGATAGTAATGAAGAGGCTACTATCGGGTGGGATCTCTGCCGAGAAGTCCTCACCATCCACTCTCCTTCCGGTAAGACTGAGATGGGCCAACCACACACATACCTGCCAAGCCTTACTGGACTCCGGAGCCGAAGGTAATTTCATGGACATTCATTTCGCTCAGAAATTTCATCTCCCCATCACACCTCTCACCAGACAGATCTCCGTTAATGCTCTCAATGGACAGGAACTCCCCAGCATCTCCCTTACTACCGGTCCCATAACTCTTACTACGTCAGGTAACCACACTGAAACCATCACGTTTCTCCTCATGGACTCCCCTCTGGCACCCATAGTTCTTGGTCATCCCTGGCTTAATCAACACAATCCCAGGGTGGATTGGCACCAGCACTCTATCTCTGAATGGAGCACTCAGTGTTACGAGTCTTGTCTTGTGTCTGCTTGTCCGTCTGTTTCTGTGTTTCAGGAGAAGGCAGCGGATTTATCAAACGTGCCCGTGGAGTACCTGGATCTGAAGGAAGTGTTCAGTAAGTCCCGTGCTGCTTCTCTCCCTTCGCATCGTCCCTATGACTGTGCTATAGCTTTACTGCCAGGTAAGTCTCCACCTAAAGGCAAACTTTACTCTCTTTCTGTTCCCGAGAGGGAGGCCATGGAGAAATATATTTCTGACTCTCTAGCAGCAGGGTTCATCCGACCTTCCTCTTCTCCAGCGGGGGCGGGATTCTTCTTTGTGGGGAAGAAGGATGGTTCCTTGCAACCTTGAATTGATTACCGAGGACTGAACAACATCATGGTAAAGAATACCTATCCTTTGCCGTTGATGTCTTCAGCCTTCGAGAGGTTGCAGGGAGCATCCGTTTTCACAAAATTGGATTTACGTAACGCTTATCATTTTGTTCGCATTCGGAagggggatgagtggaaaaCCGCTTTTAACACCTCCAGGGGGCACTTCGAATACTTGGTCATGCCCTTCAGGTTGTCCAACTCCCCGGCAGTTTTTCAGGCACTCGTCAATGACGTGTTGAGAGATATGGTTGACCAGTTCATATATGTCTACCTGGATGACATTGATATTTTCTTCCTCTCTCCAGGAACACGTTCAGCACGTCAGGCGAGTGCTTCAGAGGCTGCTAGAGAATGGGCTTTTTGTCAAGGCGGAGAAATGCGATTTTCATGCACAGTCTGTTTCTTTTCTAGGATACATCGTCTCGCTTGAGGGAGTATGTATGGACCCTGACAAGGTTAAGGCTGTGGTAGATTGGCCAAGTCCAGATTCCCGTAAGGCCCTACAGAGGTTTCTGGGGTTTGCCAATTTTTGCTGGCGTTTCATTTGCAATTTCAGCCAACTAGCCACGCCTCTGACCGCCTTGACCTCCCCCAGAACGACGTTCAGGTGGTCTGATACAGCTGAGGCTGCATTCGCCAAACTTAAGAGCCGCTCCGTTTCGGCTCCCATTCTCATAGCCACCTTCACGTCAGTTCGTGGTGGAGGTCGATGCGTCAGAGGTGGGGGTAGGTGCAGTTCTGTCTCAACGTTCTTCCACAGACGACAAGACGCATCCCTGTGCGTTTTTGTCCCATCGTTTATCACCCGCCGAACGTAATTATGACATTGGTAACAGAGAGTTGTTGGCGGTCAAATTtggatgattttttatttatctctCTCGTACCACCCGGGTTCCAAGAATATCAAACCTGATTCTTTGTCACGTATTTTTGATCCTTCTGAACGCCCGTCTACTCCCGAGTGTATTTTACCCGAGACATTAGTGGTCTCCACTCTGACATGGGAGGTCGAATCGAGGGTCAGTACGGCCTTAGAAGGGGTAACGCATCCGCCCGGTTGCCCACCGAATCGATTATTTGTGCCGGAGGGGTTACGGTCCGACGTTATCAACGTTGCTTGTCATCCAGGAGTCAATCGCACCAGTTTTTTGGTCAAGCAACGATTCTGGTGGCCATCGATGGCTCACGACATtcgcaattttgttttggcttgttCTGTTTGTGCCACTGGTAAGACTTGACAGGTAGGTTCGTCTGGGAACACCGGGAGGCGTTCCTAGGAGGAAGGGTACTGTCACGGTTGGTAATCCGCTGTCTCATTCtggtcttgtgtgtgtgtgtgtgtgtgtgtgtttcgtCACACTGATTGTTTCATGTGGGCGTCACCGCTGATTATCAGTGATCAGCGGCAGCTGAATGTCATCTACCAGCCTATTTATTGCCCTGTCTTTCGTCTCATGTTTGTCAGATCGTTGTTGGAGATTCCCCGTGCTGCttcctgttctcctcgtgtgtTCCTCAGTCTGAGTCGAATTCATCGTGTCGTGCTGTTCCTGTTCCAGTCTCGTTTGGATTTCTCACCTGGTGTTCTCCCTTCACTCCGGGTACTCTACACACGGTCTTCACTCTTCTGTTCAGGATTGCCCATCGAAGTCCCTGCGTCACCACTCTCCTGCTGGCTGCAACGTGTTGGACTTAATCTGTTTTCTCAATGAAGAGATTTTTACTTGCAACTTGCATCCGCGTATGATTCCCGTGACATATACAACTTTGAGGCCTcagttgttaaattatttataatgtgtCTAAAATTTACCAgatttaatctaattttattcccaacttcttctttttttttttttttagcttttttaaatgtaaattgtgaATCTATTATTatgcctattattattattattattatatattatgataATTCTTCTGCAGCTTGCTTTTTGCTTTTATCATGCTTAACATATATAACTGTATCATCAGCATACATCTAACAATTAACAGTAGATGCACAAACGTCAGGCAGGTTATTAATATACAAACTGAACAACAAAGGACCCAATATTGAACCTTGAGGTACACCAACAAAATTATTAGCTATTTGTGAAGTCTTATTGCCTACCTCATTTATTCCTCAAtacacaatattcctcatttaaataatcccCACATAAGGCACACGCAAAATCAATGGGGTGAGTCCTGGTtgtgttagtagtgtgttgtcaCCATATCCAAGAGACACAGTTTTTACCACTCCGAatctaaacctttttttttggccttccTAATGCAGATTAACTGGAtggttaaaatgtacttttaacaCTATTCCTTAACAGTATACAACCTCAATCTTTTATTGTGTTCTCACCATTATTGTAATGACTGCTTTCTGAACCATGCAGGTCAGATGTTATAAATGAAGTTACAAACGTAGGTTTGCCTAATCATTCAGTcttgtcaatcatcattacgagtGTAAGCAGCAGTCATTGTGTCGTCCCAGTGACAATTCTTCCGACATCCCTTCACCTCCCCATCGCCAGTTATGGTAAAGCATGTTACATTTCCGTCACACACTCTAaacagtagaccaatcacaacagactgtgaccagctgaccaatcagaacagacTGTGATTTTTGGAAGGCGGGTTTTAAAGAAATTGAAACTAAAACAGTGTTCAGACAGAGAGGGTGAAAACTGATATTAAATGATGTAAATGTATTCCAGTAGACTccataaacaaaattatgaacctgtaaatGAGCATAATGGGACCTCTTTAAGTTCatacctgtttctctgtcctctgtGCTGCAGCTGATACAGTGTCGTGGTTTTTATGTTCATTCATACACAGCACACATATACACTTCTGATCAGTGCGGCAGAAAACCTCAAAGATCTTGTCGTGTTTCGTGCAGATCATCTCCTGCAGTCGTCCAGTGGCTTCAGTCACTTTATGTGGCTTACGTGAGTGAAATTCCTCATGACGgtcaaaatgagtttgacagtAAGACTCCAGACACACCAGACAGGACTTGAcggctttgtgttttcttccagtacagacgtcacactgcacatctccagctccagcgtaacagtcagcaggaagtttaatcttcttcagtttctccaccAGTTCAGCCAGAATGGTGTTTTTAGCTAAAGCAGGTCTTGGActgaaggtctgtctgcactgagggCAGCTGTAGACTCTCATCTGATCCTCCTGATCCCAG
The Ctenopharyngodon idella isolate HZGC_01 chromosome 4, HZGC01, whole genome shotgun sequence genome window above contains:
- the LOC127511139 gene encoding tripartite motif-containing protein 16-like, translating into MAEARISQDEFMCSVCLDLLKDPVAIPCGHSYCKICITGCWDQEDQMRVYSCPQCRQTFSPRPALAKNTILAELVEKLKKIKLPADCYAGAGDVQCDVCTGRKHKAVKSCLVCLESYCQTHFDRHEEFHSRKPHKVTEATGRLQEMICTKHDKIFEVFCRTDQKCICVLCMNEHKNHDTVSAAAQRTEKQHQLKETQRSFQQRIQQREKDLQQLREAVESHKRSAQTAVEDSERIFTELICSIERSCSEATQRIRDQEKTAVSRAEGRLERLEQEINDLRRRDAELEQLSHTKDHIHFLQSFQSLSAPPESTDVNDDPFSSLCSFDVVRESVRQLRDKLEDFCKEELKKISDRVTFTNIVPRTRNDFLQYSHQLTLDLNTVNKHLRLSEGNRVITGTDTVQLYPDHPDRFDYPQVLCRESVCGRCYWEIERSGKYVFISVSYKSISRKGSGKECLFGCNDQSWSLFCSSSSYLFYHNNIVTKLPVKSIFISRIGVYVDHSAGTLSFYSVSGDTMSLIHTVQTTFTQPLYPGFMLGYKSSVKLC